The Lycium barbarum isolate Lr01 chromosome 12, ASM1917538v2, whole genome shotgun sequence genome includes a region encoding these proteins:
- the LOC132621643 gene encoding small ribosomal subunit protein uS19-like: MAEVEGDVAGQQPRKRTFKKFSYRGVDLDALLDMSTDELVKLFPARPRRRFQRGLKRKPMALIKKLRKAKREAPPGEKPEVVRTHLRNMIIVPEMIGSVIGIYNGKTFNQIEVKPEMISHYLAEFSISYKPVKHGRPGIGATHSSRFIPLK; encoded by the exons ATG GCGGAAGTTGAAGGTGATGTTGCTGGACAGCAACCAAGAAAGAGAACGTTCAAGAAGTTCAGTTACAGAGGAGTTGATCTTGATGCTCTGCTTGACATGTCTACTGATGAGCTTGTTAAGCTTTTCCCCGCTCGCCCTCGTAGAAG GTTCCAGAGGGGTTTGAAGAGGAAGCCCATGGCTTTGATCAAGAAGCTGCGCAAGGCG AAACGTGAGGCTCCACCAGGTGAGAAGCCAGAGGTTGTGAGAACACATTTGAGGAACATGATTATTGTGCCTGAGATGATTGGAAGTGTTATTGGAATCTACAAtggaaaaactttcaatcaaattgAGGTCAAGCCAGAGATGATCAGTCACTACTTAGCTGAGTTCAGCATCTCATACAAGCCTGTCAAGCACGGTAGGCCCGGTATTGGTGCTACTCACTCTTCAAGGTTTATTCCATTGAAGTGA